A single region of the Solwaraspora sp. WMMD406 genome encodes:
- a CDS encoding SDR family oxidoreductase, with protein MIDPRLTGHVAVVTGANQGIGAAIAVALATQGVSVLATYLRMDPAARTDDPSFPAQYGRLRAQSADSVVDRIVAAGGKAVAVEADLADPAVPARLFDEAAASFGPVDILVNNASGWFADTFRPDSRDRFGRPLTAVDAHTVDRQFAVDARAPALMIAEFARRHVARKATWGRIIGLTSGGPHGFPQEVSYGAAKAAQENYTLSAAAELGPYGVTANTVHPPVTDTGWVTPEVAEAFAGSSPPRRVARPEDVAEVVVLLAAHQSRYVTGQVVRMT; from the coding sequence ATGATCGATCCCCGGTTGACCGGCCACGTCGCCGTCGTCACCGGCGCCAACCAGGGCATCGGTGCCGCCATCGCGGTCGCGTTGGCCACCCAGGGCGTGTCGGTGCTCGCCACGTACCTGCGGATGGACCCGGCCGCCCGCACCGACGACCCGTCGTTTCCCGCCCAGTACGGCCGGCTGCGCGCCCAGAGCGCGGACAGCGTCGTCGACCGGATCGTCGCCGCCGGCGGCAAGGCCGTCGCCGTCGAGGCGGACCTGGCCGATCCGGCCGTGCCGGCCCGACTGTTCGACGAGGCGGCCGCCTCCTTCGGTCCGGTCGACATCCTGGTCAACAACGCCAGCGGCTGGTTCGCCGACACGTTCCGCCCCGACAGCCGAGACCGGTTCGGCCGCCCGTTGACGGCCGTCGACGCGCACACCGTCGACCGGCAGTTCGCCGTGGACGCCCGCGCCCCGGCGCTGATGATCGCCGAGTTCGCCCGCCGGCACGTGGCCCGCAAGGCCACCTGGGGTCGGATCATCGGACTCACCTCCGGTGGTCCGCACGGCTTCCCGCAGGAGGTCTCCTACGGTGCGGCCAAGGCGGCCCAGGAGAACTACACCCTGTCGGCCGCCGCCGAGCTCGGACCGTACGGGGTGACCGCCAACACGGTCCACCCGCCGGTCACCGACACCGGCTGGGTGACCCCGGAGGTCGCGGAGGCGTTCGCCGGGTCCAGCCCGCCGCGTCGCGTCGCCCGACCCGAGGACGTCGCCGAGGTGGTCGTCCTGCTCGCCGCCCATCAGTCCCGCTACGTCACCGGTCAGGTCGTCCGGATGACCTGA
- a CDS encoding Hsp20/alpha crystallin family protein yields MLMRTDPFREIDRIAEQFFGTTARPAVMHMDAYRDGDWFYAAFDLPGVDPDSIECTVERNVLTVRAERKRPTGDTVELVAAERPMGTFTRQLFLGDTLDTDKLEAGYEAGVLTLRIPVAERAKPRRVSISVADTGRRQLAN; encoded by the coding sequence ATGTTGATGCGCACCGACCCGTTCCGTGAGATCGACCGGATCGCCGAGCAGTTCTTCGGCACCACCGCGCGTCCGGCCGTGATGCACATGGACGCCTACCGTGACGGTGACTGGTTCTACGCGGCGTTCGACCTGCCCGGCGTCGACCCGGACAGCATCGAGTGCACGGTGGAACGCAACGTGCTGACCGTCCGCGCCGAGCGCAAGCGTCCCACCGGCGACACGGTCGAACTGGTCGCCGCCGAGCGCCCGATGGGCACCTTCACCCGTCAGCTGTTCCTCGGCGACACCCTCGACACCGACAAGCTGGAAGCCGGCTACGAGGCCGGCGTGCTGACCCTGCGGATCCCGGTGGCCGAGCGGGCCAAGCCGCGCCGGGTCTCGATCAGCGTCGCAGACACCGGCCGCCGGCAGCTCGCCAACTGA
- a CDS encoding aminoglycoside phosphotransferase family protein, translating to MPTDHDDTARQAYPGGDAATEQPLTGGNVAAAVVRVGDTVRRPAGEWTPAVHAYLTHLHDVGFDGAPRPLGIDDAGREVLTYVPGTVPWPDRFDLLGSDAAVRRVGRLLRDLHDAAAGFTPPPNARWRRLVPPDGTDLVVHHDPAAWNLVVGDRWAFIDWDTAAPGTRLWDLAYTAKSVVPLTADPAWQPTDPGRRLRVLADGYGLDERQRRALVPLLTRRARSMYEFLAARAAVGAAPWTRLWREGHGAVWRDDAAYIRAREHRWAGALLG from the coding sequence GTGCCCACCGACCACGACGACACCGCCCGGCAGGCGTACCCCGGCGGAGACGCCGCCACGGAACAGCCACTGACCGGCGGGAACGTCGCCGCCGCCGTGGTCCGCGTCGGCGACACCGTACGCCGTCCCGCCGGTGAGTGGACCCCGGCCGTGCACGCCTACCTCACCCACCTGCACGACGTCGGCTTCGACGGCGCGCCCCGCCCGTTGGGCATCGACGACGCCGGCCGCGAGGTGCTGACCTACGTACCGGGGACGGTGCCCTGGCCGGACCGGTTCGACCTGCTCGGCTCCGACGCCGCGGTGCGCCGGGTCGGTCGACTTCTCCGGGACCTGCACGACGCGGCGGCCGGCTTCACCCCGCCGCCGAACGCCCGGTGGCGGCGGCTCGTCCCACCCGACGGCACCGACCTGGTCGTCCACCACGACCCGGCCGCGTGGAACCTGGTCGTCGGCGACCGGTGGGCGTTCATCGACTGGGACACCGCCGCCCCCGGCACCCGGCTGTGGGACCTGGCGTACACGGCCAAGAGCGTCGTCCCGCTGACCGCCGACCCGGCCTGGCAGCCGACCGACCCCGGTCGGCGACTACGCGTCCTGGCCGACGGGTACGGGCTCGACGAGCGGCAGCGTCGGGCACTGGTCCCGCTGCTGACCCGCCGAGCCCGGTCAATGTACGAGTTCCTCGCCGCGCGGGCCGCCGTCGGCGCGGCACCGTGGACCCGGCTGTGGCGCGAAGGCCACGGCGCCGTCTGGCGCGACGACGCCGCCTACATCCGGGCCCGCGAACACCGCTGGGCCGGCGCACTACTCGGCTGA
- a CDS encoding Clp protease N-terminal domain-containing protein, with product MPKINVYLPDDLADAVRDTGIPVSAVCQQALEQAVRRVTAVRAIPLADLDAERLAASLPNLTARLRDVLLRARDQARTAGAAEVGTGRLLAALLDEGDNLGVRVLRTLDVSPAALAARMATDSVTGDEAPVDAATRWSATGAGALELAVTEATALGHNYVGCEHLLLGLVAEPDGTAGRVLRESGADLRATRRAVAAALVGYAHLRAQTAGGSDDDGAVAAGPSAGVPPAGADALAAVTALVRRELVPVLARLRRLEQRVETSAE from the coding sequence ATGCCCAAGATCAACGTCTACCTGCCCGATGACCTCGCCGACGCGGTACGCGACACCGGAATCCCGGTGTCGGCGGTCTGTCAGCAGGCGCTCGAACAGGCCGTCCGGCGGGTCACCGCGGTCCGGGCGATCCCCCTGGCCGACCTCGACGCCGAGCGGTTGGCGGCATCACTGCCGAATCTGACCGCCCGGCTGCGCGACGTGCTGCTGCGGGCCCGGGACCAGGCCCGGACCGCCGGCGCGGCCGAGGTCGGGACCGGGCGTCTGCTGGCGGCGCTGCTCGACGAGGGCGACAACCTGGGCGTACGGGTGCTACGGACGCTCGACGTGTCGCCGGCCGCACTGGCGGCCCGGATGGCGACGGACAGCGTGACCGGGGACGAGGCGCCGGTGGACGCGGCGACGCGGTGGTCGGCCACCGGGGCAGGCGCGCTGGAACTGGCCGTCACCGAGGCGACCGCGCTCGGGCACAACTACGTCGGCTGCGAACACCTGCTGCTCGGACTGGTCGCCGAGCCGGACGGTACCGCCGGTCGGGTGCTGCGGGAATCCGGTGCCGACCTGCGGGCGACCCGCCGGGCGGTCGCGGCGGCCCTCGTCGGCTACGCGCACCTGCGCGCCCAGACCGCCGGCGGGTCCGACGACGACGGCGCGGTCGCCGCCGGGCCTAGCGCGGGTGTCCCGCCGGCTGGGGCGGACGCCCTGGCCGCGGTCACGGCCCTGGTCCGCCGCGAGCTGGTGCCGGTCCTCGCCCGGCTGCGGCGGTTGGAGCAGCGGGTCGAGACGTCAGCCGAGTAG
- a CDS encoding TerC family protein — protein MTVSWWVWAAVMVGVAAMLAIDLYLHRDNHVIEFREALTWSGIWIVAGLLFGVLLWVWQGGDVAGTYYAGYLIEKALSVDNVFVFALIFTYFAVPAAYQHKVLFWGVIGALVFRLVFIFVGAELLETFFWTAYLFGAFLIYTGYTMAFRHSEQTPPDRNPVVRLVRRVIPTDPAYHGDEFLTRVNGKRVATLLFVVLVAVEATDLIFAIDSVAAILAITTDTFIVWTANAFAILGLRSLYFCLAGLLRRFVHLHYGLAVLLAFAGVKLILSETPVGKLPIPVTLGVIVVTITVSIVWSLRSTRGAGRSVAPVDDRSGQVG, from the coding sequence TTGACTGTTTCCTGGTGGGTGTGGGCCGCCGTCATGGTCGGGGTCGCCGCGATGTTGGCGATCGACCTCTACCTGCACCGCGACAACCATGTCATCGAGTTCCGTGAGGCCCTGACCTGGTCGGGGATCTGGATCGTCGCCGGTCTGCTGTTCGGGGTGCTGCTGTGGGTGTGGCAGGGCGGCGACGTCGCCGGCACCTACTACGCCGGGTACCTGATCGAGAAGGCGCTGTCGGTGGACAACGTCTTCGTTTTCGCCTTGATCTTCACGTACTTCGCGGTGCCGGCCGCCTACCAGCACAAGGTGCTGTTCTGGGGGGTCATCGGGGCCTTGGTGTTCCGGCTCGTGTTCATCTTCGTCGGCGCCGAACTGCTCGAGACGTTCTTCTGGACGGCGTACCTGTTCGGCGCGTTCCTCATCTACACCGGCTACACGATGGCGTTCCGCCACAGCGAGCAGACCCCACCGGACCGTAACCCCGTCGTCCGCCTCGTGCGTCGGGTCATTCCGACCGACCCGGCGTACCACGGCGACGAATTCCTCACCCGGGTCAACGGCAAACGCGTCGCCACCCTGCTGTTCGTGGTCCTCGTCGCGGTCGAGGCCACCGACCTGATCTTCGCCATCGACTCGGTGGCGGCGATCCTGGCGATCACCACCGACACGTTCATCGTCTGGACCGCCAACGCCTTCGCCATCCTCGGCCTGCGCAGCCTCTACTTCTGCCTCGCCGGGCTACTGCGCCGCTTCGTGCACCTGCACTACGGCCTGGCCGTCCTGCTCGCCTTCGCCGGGGTGAAGCTGATCCTGTCGGAGACGCCGGTCGGCAAGCTGCCGATCCCGGTGACTTTGGGCGTCATCGTCGTCACGATCACCGTGTCGATCGTGTGGAGTCTGCGCAGTACGCGCGGCGCGGGTCGGTCGGTCGCCCCGGTCGACGACCGTTCCGGTCAGGTCGGCTGA
- a CDS encoding MerR family transcriptional regulator, which produces MRPRRDRRTGYRVYDAHDVRDVLLVHQLRRGGHLLAQIAPLITQDRSACGVAPLESTLRGWRDRLSARGRAMLAGAAELDAYLRDRAAADPPGA; this is translated from the coding sequence GTGAGACCGCGCCGGGACCGGCGGACCGGGTACCGCGTGTACGACGCGCACGACGTGCGGGACGTGCTGCTGGTGCATCAGTTGCGTCGGGGCGGTCATCTGCTGGCGCAGATCGCCCCGTTGATCACCCAGGATCGTTCCGCCTGCGGGGTCGCCCCGTTGGAGTCGACGCTGCGGGGGTGGCGCGACCGGTTGTCGGCGCGGGGCCGGGCGATGCTGGCCGGGGCGGCCGAATTGGACGCCTACCTGCGGGACCGGGCGGCGGCCGACCCGCCCGGCGCTTGA
- a CDS encoding methyltransferase domain-containing protein produces MTTFDELVAEGSAVPVAGWDFSWFAGRATERRPSWGYSGLLSASMATARRAVDLQTGGGEVLATVASPPPVLVATEGWPPNVALARERLRPLGAAVVRAAEDAGLPFRDGVFDLVVSRHPTVVRWPEVARVLERGGTYLSQQIGPNSVGELRAALGVSVRPRRDQRPDRIRAAATAAGLDVVDLRMESPRMEFFDVAAVVVFLRKVVWTVPGFTVERYRDELAALHRRIVTDGVFVAHSRRVLVLARRR; encoded by the coding sequence GTGACCACCTTCGACGAGCTCGTGGCGGAAGGGTCGGCGGTGCCGGTGGCCGGCTGGGACTTCTCGTGGTTCGCCGGCCGGGCGACCGAGCGGCGCCCGTCGTGGGGCTACTCCGGTCTGTTGAGCGCGTCGATGGCCACCGCCCGCCGGGCGGTCGACCTGCAGACCGGAGGCGGGGAGGTGCTGGCCACGGTGGCGTCGCCGCCGCCGGTGCTGGTGGCCACCGAGGGGTGGCCGCCGAACGTGGCGCTGGCCCGCGAGCGGCTCAGACCGCTGGGCGCGGCTGTCGTGCGCGCCGCCGAGGACGCGGGGCTGCCGTTTCGGGACGGCGTGTTCGACCTGGTGGTGAGCCGGCATCCGACGGTGGTGCGCTGGCCCGAGGTGGCGCGGGTGCTGGAGCGCGGCGGAACGTACCTGTCGCAGCAGATCGGTCCAAACTCGGTCGGGGAGCTGCGGGCGGCGTTGGGGGTGTCGGTGCGGCCGCGCCGCGATCAGCGTCCGGACCGGATCCGCGCCGCCGCGACGGCGGCCGGGTTGGACGTGGTGGACCTGCGGATGGAGTCGCCGCGGATGGAGTTCTTCGACGTCGCCGCGGTGGTCGTGTTCCTGCGGAAGGTCGTGTGGACGGTGCCGGGGTTCACCGTCGAGCGTTACCGGGACGAGTTGGCGGCGCTGCACCGGCGGATCGTCACCGACGGGGTGTTCGTCGCCCACTCTCGGCGGGTCCTGGTCCTGGCCCGCCGGCGGTGA
- a CDS encoding CehA/McbA family metallohydrolase, whose product MSEPHRHHCHHHGHDDHESDRIPYGQVGLAAHTVGGVGRRSMLAAAGGMLMLAAVPGTARAATAITAGAPAVTAPGASRASRISQGTTLVHADLHNHTVMSDGDGSADQAFASMREAGLDVAALTDHATMFAISGLSQSEWRTTGELANAADDPGRFTAIRGFEWSHPLQGHINVWNTSDFADLLRAGSPGSLYRWLTGRPGGLASFNHPGREIGRFDDFSYDAAARPQLVGLEMFNRTDDYLFEGWSSRTTSPLVACLNAGWRPGLTGVTDEHGTTWGFHEGKGRSGLWVTENTRTAVFEAMAARRCFATRVSGLRLDATANGVRMGGVISLTSGDVRFRVDLDRGAVWDGKPLRVQVLRPGTSVPTVVDVVDTVAGSVADFTVPLDVADGDWVVLRISDPELANPTPGPAGHPCNDFGVAYSSPWWLRP is encoded by the coding sequence ATGAGTGAACCTCATCGCCACCACTGCCACCACCACGGACACGACGACCACGAATCGGACCGGATCCCGTACGGGCAGGTCGGCCTCGCCGCCCACACCGTCGGCGGTGTCGGACGTCGGTCGATGCTCGCCGCCGCCGGCGGCATGTTGATGCTCGCCGCGGTCCCCGGCACCGCGCGGGCCGCCACCGCCATCACCGCCGGCGCGCCGGCGGTGACCGCCCCCGGCGCCTCCCGGGCGTCGCGGATCAGCCAGGGAACCACGCTGGTCCACGCCGACCTGCACAACCACACCGTCATGTCCGACGGGGACGGCAGCGCCGACCAGGCGTTCGCCTCGATGCGCGAGGCCGGTCTCGACGTCGCCGCGCTCACCGACCACGCGACGATGTTCGCCATCAGCGGGCTCAGCCAGTCGGAGTGGCGGACCACCGGTGAGCTCGCCAACGCGGCCGACGACCCCGGCCGGTTCACCGCGATCCGCGGTTTCGAGTGGTCGCACCCGCTCCAGGGTCACATCAACGTGTGGAACACTTCCGACTTCGCCGACCTGCTGCGCGCCGGCAGCCCCGGCAGCCTCTACCGGTGGCTGACCGGACGGCCGGGCGGGCTGGCCAGCTTCAACCACCCCGGCCGGGAGATCGGCCGGTTCGACGACTTCTCCTACGACGCGGCGGCCCGCCCGCAGCTCGTCGGCCTGGAGATGTTCAACCGGACCGACGACTACCTGTTCGAAGGCTGGTCGTCCCGGACGACCTCGCCGCTGGTGGCCTGCCTCAACGCCGGCTGGCGGCCCGGCCTGACCGGGGTCACCGACGAACACGGCACCACCTGGGGCTTCCACGAGGGCAAAGGTCGCAGCGGCCTGTGGGTCACCGAGAACACCCGTACGGCGGTGTTCGAGGCGATGGCCGCCCGCCGCTGCTTCGCCACCCGCGTCTCCGGCCTGCGGCTCGACGCGACCGCCAACGGCGTACGGATGGGCGGCGTCATCAGCCTGACCTCCGGTGACGTCCGGTTCCGGGTGGACCTGGACCGGGGCGCGGTCTGGGACGGCAAGCCGCTACGCGTACAGGTGCTACGGCCCGGTACGTCGGTGCCGACCGTCGTCGACGTGGTCGACACCGTCGCCGGGTCGGTCGCCGATTTCACCGTGCCGCTCGACGTCGCCGACGGCGACTGGGTCGTGCTGCGGATCTCCGACCCGGAGCTGGCCAACCCGACGCCGGGACCGGCCGGGCATCCGTGCAACGACTTCGGCGTCGCCTACAGCAGCCCCTGGTGGCTGCGGCCCTGA
- a CDS encoding endonuclease domain-containing protein has translation MGPDEVFCRKCGETKPRVAFYDQPHSTLPRRPCKACILTDKRARYAAGDGDRVSHAQVLREKYNLTSAQYEQMLADQKGRCAICGQLETARGRGGTPRRLAVDHDHRSGVVRQLLCHRCNLVTWAVGENPALLDEVRAYLDAHARRAG, from the coding sequence ATGGGTCCTGACGAGGTGTTCTGCAGGAAATGCGGGGAGACAAAGCCCCGTGTCGCCTTCTACGACCAGCCGCACTCGACGTTGCCCCGCAGACCGTGCAAGGCCTGCATCCTGACGGACAAGCGCGCTCGCTACGCGGCCGGAGACGGTGACCGCGTCTCTCACGCGCAGGTGCTGCGCGAAAAGTACAACCTCACGTCCGCGCAGTACGAGCAGATGCTGGCCGACCAGAAGGGGCGGTGCGCGATCTGCGGCCAGCTCGAGACCGCACGCGGACGCGGTGGGACACCACGGCGCTTGGCGGTGGATCACGACCACCGCAGCGGCGTCGTCCGTCAGTTGCTCTGCCACCGCTGCAACCTGGTGACGTGGGCGGTCGGAGAGAACCCGGCCCTGCTGGACGAGGTACGGGCATACCTGGACGCTCACGCGCGGCGTGCCGGATGA
- a CDS encoding RNA polymerase-binding protein RbpA, giving the protein MGERMLRGSRLGAVSYESDRNTELAPRQTREYLCAKGHQFEVPFAVDAEVPVTWECKFDGSVARLVDGSEPEQKKAKPPRTHWDMLLERRSIAELEDILAERLQEVRNRRGGV; this is encoded by the coding sequence ATGGGCGAGCGCATGCTGCGCGGAAGCCGTCTGGGAGCAGTCAGCTACGAGTCCGACCGCAACACGGAGCTCGCGCCACGCCAGACCCGCGAGTACCTCTGCGCCAAAGGCCACCAGTTCGAGGTGCCGTTCGCTGTCGACGCGGAGGTCCCGGTGACCTGGGAATGCAAGTTCGACGGCAGTGTCGCCCGGCTGGTCGACGGCAGCGAACCCGAACAGAAGAAGGCCAAGCCGCCACGTACGCACTGGGACATGCTGCTGGAGCGTCGGTCCATCGCCGAACTCGAAGACATCCTGGCCGAGCGGCTCCAGGAAGTCCGTAACCGGCGCGGCGGCGTCTGA
- a CDS encoding FxsA family protein, translated as MRRGLKVVPVALAAGLVLEIVVFVLLAQWIGYLWALLLTLVASVAGMVLLRREGTRAWRSFRAAAQAGQPPGEQVSDGLLGLAAGLLLAAPGLVSGAFGTVLAVPPVRRLVRRRIQVAAERRLSSAAAGDMFGPRRVRVYPGTPSGPSPAGAADGPSSPADPGPTVEGEIIDPGRR; from the coding sequence ATGCGCCGAGGGTTGAAGGTGGTTCCGGTGGCGTTGGCCGCCGGTCTGGTGCTGGAGATCGTCGTCTTCGTGCTGCTGGCGCAGTGGATCGGCTATCTGTGGGCGTTGCTGTTGACGTTGGTGGCGTCGGTGGCCGGCATGGTGTTGCTGCGGCGGGAGGGGACGCGGGCCTGGCGGAGCTTCCGGGCGGCGGCCCAGGCCGGCCAGCCTCCTGGTGAGCAGGTCAGTGACGGGCTGCTGGGGTTGGCGGCGGGACTGTTGCTGGCGGCGCCCGGTCTGGTCAGTGGGGCGTTCGGCACGGTGCTCGCGGTGCCGCCGGTGCGGCGTCTGGTCCGCCGCCGGATTCAGGTGGCGGCGGAACGGCGGCTGTCGTCGGCGGCGGCTGGTGACATGTTCGGGCCCCGTCGGGTGCGAGTCTATCCGGGTACGCCGTCGGGGCCGTCTCCGGCGGGTGCCGCCGATGGTCCGTCGTCGCCGGCTGATCCGGGTCCCACCGTCGAGGGCGAGATCATTGATCCGGGTCGGCGCTGA
- a CDS encoding polyprenol monophosphomannose synthase, which produces MSGAASAAGGAQGYPGVGRVLVVIPTYNEAANVRVIVDRVRAAVPAVDVLVADDNSPDGTGAVADELAAADGQVHVLHRPGKQGLGAAYVAGFGWAREHGYDAVVEMDADGSHAPEQLPSLLDAARSADVVIGSRWVPGGEVLNWPRHRWVLSQGANLYTRLALGMPVRDATGGYRVYRLPVLDKIDYTSVASQGYAFQVELTWRAYREGFRVVEVPITFAEREQGASKMSASIVREALWRVTMWGVRARRDGLAGRRDTSAARWP; this is translated from the coding sequence GTGAGCGGAGCGGCGTCGGCGGCTGGCGGTGCGCAGGGGTATCCCGGCGTGGGTCGTGTGCTGGTGGTCATTCCCACGTACAACGAGGCGGCGAACGTACGGGTGATCGTCGACCGGGTCCGGGCCGCGGTGCCGGCGGTCGACGTGCTGGTCGCCGACGACAACTCGCCGGACGGCACCGGGGCGGTGGCCGACGAGCTGGCGGCCGCCGACGGGCAGGTGCACGTGCTGCACCGGCCGGGCAAGCAGGGCCTGGGCGCGGCGTACGTGGCGGGGTTCGGGTGGGCGCGCGAGCACGGCTACGACGCCGTCGTGGAGATGGACGCCGATGGTTCGCACGCGCCGGAGCAGTTGCCGTCGTTGTTGGACGCGGCCCGTTCGGCTGATGTGGTCATCGGCTCGCGGTGGGTGCCCGGTGGTGAGGTGTTGAACTGGCCCCGGCACCGTTGGGTGTTGTCGCAGGGCGCGAACCTGTACACGCGGTTGGCGTTGGGGATGCCGGTGCGGGACGCGACGGGTGGGTACCGGGTCTACCGGCTGCCGGTCCTGGACAAGATCGACTACACGAGTGTGGCGTCGCAGGGTTACGCGTTCCAGGTGGAGTTGACGTGGCGGGCCTACCGGGAAGGGTTCCGGGTGGTGGAGGTGCCCATCACGTTCGCCGAGCGGGAGCAGGGCGCCAGCAAGATGAGCGCGTCGATCGTGCGTGAGGCGTTGTGGCGGGTGACGATGTGGGGGGTGCGGGCGCGGCGGGACGGGTTGGCCGGGCGGCGCGACACGTCGGCGGCGCGGTGGCCGTGA
- the lnt gene encoding apolipoprotein N-acyltransferase, translating into MASVVAGLALLGAFPPYGWWWLAPVGVAALAVAVHRRRLRAGAGLGFLAGVVFFAPLLSWTNLHTGNLPWVLLSGLQAAYLAVLGSAAAWVSGLVDRARWVVWPVVTGLLWVGQEALRGRTPFGGFPWGRLAFSQGDAPVLAVASVGGAPLVTFLVAVSGGALAAAVWRRWRWGRGLVSVAGLVSVAGLVSVVGLLVPTGGGSAGTVTVAIVQGNVPRMGLDFNAQRRAVLDNHVAGTVGLARRVAAGEVPAPDLVVWPENASDVDPLRDAAARASIDEAAEAIGVPILVGALLHGPQPGEVRNVSLVWEPGAGPDVEQVYVKRHPVPFAEYVPLRRVARMVSEEVDRVRSDFVAGDRPGVLRVGPVSVSGVICFEVAYDGLVRDTVTGGAQLVVVQTNNATFDAAEAGQQLAMVRVRAVEHGRAGLMASTVGVSAFVDHNGRVSQATRFNTAAAVVSEMDVGATRTLATRLGFWPEMVLVVLAGAVMVAAGWSRRRAVESDSEAR; encoded by the coding sequence ATGGCGTCGGTGGTGGCCGGTCTGGCGTTGCTGGGGGCTTTTCCGCCGTACGGGTGGTGGTGGTTGGCGCCGGTGGGGGTGGCGGCGTTGGCGGTGGCGGTGCACCGTCGGCGGCTGCGCGCGGGGGCGGGGTTGGGTTTCCTGGCGGGGGTGGTGTTCTTCGCGCCCCTGTTGAGTTGGACCAATCTGCATACCGGGAATCTGCCGTGGGTGTTGTTGTCGGGTTTGCAGGCGGCGTATCTGGCGGTGTTGGGGTCGGCGGCGGCGTGGGTGTCGGGGTTGGTGGACCGGGCGCGCTGGGTGGTGTGGCCGGTGGTGACGGGGCTGTTGTGGGTGGGGCAGGAGGCGTTGCGGGGGCGTACGCCGTTCGGTGGTTTCCCGTGGGGTCGGTTGGCGTTCAGCCAGGGTGACGCGCCGGTGTTGGCGGTGGCGTCGGTGGGTGGGGCGCCGTTGGTGACGTTTTTGGTGGCGGTGTCGGGTGGTGCGCTGGCGGCGGCGGTGTGGCGGCGTTGGCGGTGGGGTCGTGGTTTGGTGTCGGTGGCCGGGTTGGTGTCCGTGGCCGGGTTGGTGTCCGTGGTGGGGTTGCTGGTGCCGACGGGCGGTGGGTCGGCGGGCACGGTGACGGTGGCGATCGTGCAGGGCAACGTGCCGCGGATGGGGTTGGACTTCAACGCGCAGCGGCGCGCGGTGCTGGACAACCATGTGGCGGGTACGGTCGGGTTGGCGCGGCGGGTGGCGGCGGGTGAGGTGCCGGCGCCGGATCTGGTGGTGTGGCCGGAGAACGCCAGTGATGTCGATCCGTTGCGGGACGCGGCGGCGCGGGCGTCGATCGACGAGGCGGCGGAGGCGATCGGGGTGCCGATCCTGGTGGGCGCGTTGCTGCATGGTCCGCAGCCGGGTGAGGTGCGTAACGTGAGCCTGGTGTGGGAGCCGGGGGCGGGTCCGGACGTCGAGCAGGTGTACGTGAAGCGGCATCCGGTGCCGTTCGCGGAGTACGTGCCGTTGCGGCGGGTGGCGCGGATGGTCAGCGAGGAGGTCGACCGGGTTCGGTCGGATTTCGTGGCCGGTGACCGTCCGGGTGTGTTGCGGGTGGGTCCGGTGTCGGTCAGCGGGGTCATCTGTTTCGAGGTGGCGTACGACGGGTTGGTGCGGGACACGGTGACCGGCGGTGCCCAGTTGGTGGTGGTGCAGACGAACAACGCGACGTTCGACGCGGCCGAGGCCGGCCAGCAGTTGGCGATGGTGCGGGTGCGGGCGGTGGAGCACGGTCGCGCGGGTTTGATGGCCTCGACCGTTGGTGTATCGGCGTTTGTCGATCACAATGGGCGGGTGTCGCAGGCGACGCGGTTCAACACGGCGGCGGCTGTGGTCAGTGAGATGGACGTGGGCGCGACGCGTACGCTGGCGACTCGGTTGGGTTTCTGGCCTGAGATGGTGCTGGTGGTTCTCGCCGGCGCGGTCATGGTCGCGGCGGGGTGGTCGCGGCGGCGGGCGGTCGAATCGGATTCGGAGGCACGGTGA